In Pseudobacteroides sp., one DNA window encodes the following:
- a CDS encoding DUF6809 family protein produces the protein MPGGLKKYLEEIADKRVEELRYLIGKNSNRYEKLKVQAYELQQEFMATLTEEQQGMFVKLEDFESEQSGIVHDMLYRYAFRDGVKAVRMMFKCK, from the coding sequence ATGCCTGGCGGATTAAAAAAATATCTTGAAGAAATTGCAGATAAGAGGGTAGAGGAGCTGCGCTACCTTATTGGGAAAAATAGCAACAGATATGAAAAGTTAAAAGTGCAAGCATATGAATTGCAGCAGGAGTTCATGGCGACACTGACAGAAGAACAGCAGGGAATGTTTGTAAAGCTTGAAGACTTTGAAAGCGAACAGTCAGGAATTGTCCACGATATGCTTTATCGATATGCATTCAGGGATGGGGTCAAA